CGGACTACGCCGTCCTGGTCGGTGAGATCGGCGGCTCGGCCGAGGAGGAAGCGGCGGAGTACATCCGCCAGATGCACAAGCCCGTGTTCGCTTACATCACCGGCCGTTCCGCCCCTCCGGGCAAGAAGATGGGGCATGCCGGCGCGATCATCCGCGGCAGCGCGGGGACCGCGCAAGGCAAGATCGCGGCCCTCGAGGCCGCGGGGGTGCGGGTGGCCGACACGCCGGCCGGAGTCCCCCAGCTGATCAAGGAGTACGCGGCCCAGACCGCGGCGAGTTGACCCGGGGCCCCGACCCCAAGGACGCGTTCGATCGACGAGAAGCACGCCCAGCACGCCAGCAAGTACATCGTTCGCAGCCAAGAAAGGAGTGACTTCAGCAGCCATGGCAAGCAAGCCTGAAGCCGCAACCGCCACGAAGCCCGCTGTCAACCAGCAGAGAGCGCTGATCGTCAAGGCCGTCGGGTTCGTTCTCGGGCTCATCGTCTGCGCTTACATCTGGACGCGTCCCCTCCCGTCGGTCCTGAAGCCCGGCGCCATGCAGGCCCTCGGGATCATGGTCGGGATGGTCGTCTGGTGGGTCTTCCAGGTCTTCGATGAGTACGCCATCGCCCTGATCTTCCCGACCTACCTGATCGCGGCGAAGATCGTCACCCCGGCGGTCGCCGTCGGCGCGCTGACCCAGTCCACCTGGTGGACCCTGATCACCGCCCTGGCCATCGGCGTCGTCGTCGTCAAGTCCGGCCTCCTCAAGCGCATCGCCTACGGCATGTTGCTCCTCTTCCCGCCGACCTATCGCGGGCAGTCCCTGGCCTTCGTCTTCAGCGGTATGATCACCGCCCCGTTCATCCCGACGGCCCTCGGCAAGATGGCCATCCTCAACCCGATCGCCCTCGAGGTCTCCCGCGGCCTCGGCTACAAGGACAACAGTTCGGGTTCGGCCGGCCTCGGCATGTCGGTGTGGATCGGCTTCTCCCTGACCTACTTCCTCTTCCTGACCGGCTCGACCACCCCCCTCGCCCTTCAGGGCATCCTGCCGAAGGGCATCAAGGAAACCGTCAACTTCACCTCCTGGATCGTCGCCGCCTGGCCGCTGGCCGTGACCGTCCTGCTCCTCTCGACCGTCGCCCTGTTCATCCTATACAGGCCGGAGAAGAACGTCAGCGGCACCCCGCGGACGGTGATCCGGGAGCGCCTCAGCGAGATGGGCAAGATGAGCCGCAATGAGTGGCTGGCCCTCGGCACCCTGCTCTTCCTGATCATCGGTTGGAGCACCGAGAACTACCACCACATCACCTCGGCTTGGATCGGCACGATGGCCCTCTCCTTCATGTCTTTCACCAAGGTCATGACCAAGGAAGACTTCAAGAAGATCGACTGGCCCTTCCTGTTCTTCCTCGCCGTGGTCATCAGCTTCGGCGATGTCTTCAAGGCCCTGGGCATCAGCACGTACCTCGGTACCCTGACCATCGGCTACCTGACCCCGTTGGCCGCGAGCCCGTTGCTCTTCGCCGTCGTTCTGGCCCTTGTCACCTACGTCCTGCGTCTGTTCATCGCTTCCTGGATCGCCTACATCACGATCATGATGACCCTCCTGACCCCGTTCGTGACGAGCATCGGCTGGAACCCGTTCGCCGTCGGCCTGATCATGCTGGCCGCCCTGAACACCTGGGTCCCCAGCTACCAGAGCAGCGTGTACCTGGTCGGTTACTACTCGACCGGGGGGAAGGCCTTCACCCAGCCGCAATCGTACAAGCTCGGTTTGGCCTACCTGGTGATCGTCCTGATCGCCCTGATCCCGACCGTTCCCTACTGGCACTGGCTGGGCATGATTCCCTGACCTGCGATCCCGAACAAGCTCGTGACGGCCCCCGGGGGTCGGCCTTCCGGCCCCCGGGGCACCGCTACAAAAGCCGTTGCCCCGCGCTCCGGGGTCCCGGCGCTAGCCCTGCGGAGGTGAAACCGTGGCCAAGAAAGGCATCGTCACCATCGATCAACGTCTCTGCAAAGCCTGCGGCATCTGCATCGAGTTCTGTCCGAAGAAGGTGCTGGCGGCGGAGGAGCCACTCTTGAAGGCCAAGGTGGCCGACCCGGACGCGTGTACCGCCTGCAACATGTGCATGCTTTACTGCCCTGATTGGGCGATCAACGTCGCGGAAGTCGGAGGCGATGGAAAGTGAGCAAGAAGGTCTTGCTTCAAGGCAATGAAGCCATCGCCGAAGGAGCGATCCGCGCCGGCGTCCGCTTCTTCGCCGGCTACCCGATCACCCCGGCCACCGAGATAGCCGAGCGGATGGCCGCCCGGCTGCCCGAGGTCGGCGGGGCGTTCATCCAGATGGAGGACGAGATCGCCTCGGTGACCACCTGCGTCGGCGCCGCCCTGGCCGGCAAGAAGGCCATGACCGCCAGCTCCGGCCCGGGCATCTCGCTCAAGCAGGAGAACATCGGGATGGCCGCCATGCACGAGTGCCCGATGGTCATCGTCGACGTCATGCGCGTCGGCCCGGCGACCGGCATGGCCACCCTTCCCGCCCAGCAGGACATTCAGCAGGCCCGCTGGGGCTCGCACGGCGACCGCGGGGTGATCGCCCTCTCCCCGTCGTCGGTGGCCGAATGCTATGACCTCGCCATCAAGGCGGTCAACCTGTCCGAGAAGTACCGGATGCCGGTGATGATCCTCTCCGACGCCGAGATCGGGCATGCTCGCGAAGCCATCGAGATCCCCGAAGAAGTCGAGATCATCGACAGGAAGCGGCCGGCCGTCCCCCCGGGCGACCCGCGCTACCTCCCCTACGAAGCCGACGCCGACGGCGTCCCGCCGATGGCCGACTTCGGAACCGGTTACTTCTGGCACTCCGAGGCCAGCACCCACAATGCCAAGGGCGACCTCGACGCCACCAACCACAAGACGGGCGCCTTCCTCCATCGGCGGCTCATCGACAAGGTCGAGAAGCACGTCAAGGAGATGACGTATTACTCCACGCGAAAACTTGACGATGCCGACATCGCCATCGTCTCTTTCGGGGTCTCGGCCCGCGCCTCGGCCGGCGCCGTCGAGATCGCCCGAACCGAGGGGCTCAAGGTCGGGCTCCTCAACCTCAACACCATCTGGCCGTTCCCGGAACACCTCATTGAGGACCTGGCGGGGAAGGTCAAGACGATCTTCGTGGCCGAGCTGAACGCCGGCCAGCTGTGGCGGGAAGTGAAGTTGGCGGCCAACGGGCGCGTGCCGGTCCACCACATCGGACGTTTCGACGGGCTGATCCTGACCCCGTCGGAGATCCTCGCCCGCATCCGGGAGGTGCTCTGAATGCCGACCAAGCTCCTGACCGCGAATGAGCTGAAGGACAAGTACATCGTCTCCCGGAACCTGCCGTCGATCTGGTGTTCCGGCTGCGGCGTCGGGACGGTCCTCGGGGCCACCATGCGGGCCATCGACAACCTCGGTCTGGACAAGAAGGACGTCGTCTTCACCATCGGCATCGGTTGCAGCGGCTATTCCAGCAAGTACGTGGCCTTCGACGTCGCCCACACCACCCATGGCCGGGCCCTGACCACGGCCACCGGGCTGAAGCTGGCCAACCCGAAGCTCAAGGTGATCACCCTGACCGGCGACGGCGACGGCACCGGCATCGGCGGCAACCACTTCATCCACGCCGCCCGGCGGAACATCGACATCACCGCCATCCTTTTCAACAACAGCATCTACGGGATGACCGGCGGCCAGTACTCGCCGGCCACCCCGACCGGCTCGATCTCTACGACCAGCCCCTACGGCATGGTTGAGGGTCAGATCGACCCATGCGAACTGGCCGTCGCCGCCGGCGCCACCTACGTCGCCCGGGCCAGCACCTACCATGTCCGCGTGCTGCAGGACCTGATCGCCAAGGCCATCGCCCATAAGGGCTTTTCGCTGGTCGAGGCGATCACCCAGTGCCCGAACCAGTTCGGCCGGCTGAACAAGATCGGCGCCGCGCCCGAGATGATGAAGCAGTACAAGGAGAAGTGCGTCCGGGTCAACAGCATCCGCGACGAGGTCCCCGAGGGCAAGCTCAAGATCGGCGAACTGTACAAGGCCGACCGCCCCGAGTACACCGAACTCTACGCCAAGGTCCAGGAGGAGGCCCAGCGTCGGGCCGCCGCCAGGGCCGCCAAGGGCTCATGAGCGCCGCCGGCCGCTCCGACCCGTTGAAGGCCTTCGGCGGGAAGACCCCCAGGGTCCACCCGACGGCGTTCATCGCCGAGGGGGCCCAGATCATCGGCGACGTGACCATCGGCGAGCAGGCCGGCGTCTGGTACAACGCCGTGGTCCGGGGGGACTTGGCCCCGATCACCATCGGAGCCAACTCGAACATTCAGGACAACGCCGTCCTTCACACCGTCCGCGGCGGGCCGATCGTCATCGGCGTGAACACCACCATCGGCCATGGGGCCATCCTGCATGCCTGCACGATCGGCGACGGAGCGATGGTCGGCATGGCGGCGGTGGTCCTCGATCGGGCCGTCGTCGAAGACGGGGCGATCGTCGGCGCCTGCGCCCTGGTGGGCGAGGGCAAGACGGTCGCCGCCAGGACGCTGAATGTAGGCGTTCCGGCCAAGCCGGTGAAGGAACTCGGCCCCGAGTCCGACGAAAGGCTGCGTGGACTGGCCGGCCGTTACGCCGACCTGGCCGCGGAGCACAAGAAGGAGCAAGGGGACTGACAAGCGAATCTCCGGAGTAAGAGACGGCCCCGACCGCGGGGCCGTCTTCTTATCGAAGGGAGGACGTACCCGCGGCCGAGATCCGACCGCGGATCCGTCGTGAGGTGCACCGACTTGAGCAACGGCTTACAGACCATCACCCGTGAGCGGGTCTTTGAGCAGATCGTCAACCAGGTTGTCGACCTCATCCGGCAGAACAAGTACCGAGCCGGAGACCCCCTGCCGAGCCAACGAGGCCTGGCCGAGCAATTCGGCGTCAGCCGGACGGCCGTTCGCGAGGCGATGAGCGTCCTCGAGAAGGCCGGGCTGATCGAGGTCAGACCGGGGGCCCGGACGATCGTCGGCCACGGGCCGCGGATGACCGGACCGTCCCTGGCCGAGAGCCTTGATTTCGCCGGGATCATGGATAAGGGCGACCTCCAAGACCTGATGGACCTACGCCTGATGTTCGAGGGCGACCTGGCCTATGAGGCCGCCGAGCATGCCACCGATGACGAGTTGGCGGCCATCAAGCGGACCGCCGACGATCTCGCCAGGACCGTCGCCGAGGGTCGACTCGGGGCCGATGAGGACTACGCCTTTCACGAGCGGATCGCCCGCGCCTGTCACAACGCCATTGCCTACCGGTTCTGGGGCAC
The genomic region above belongs to Bacillota bacterium and contains:
- a CDS encoding 4Fe-4S binding protein, which codes for MAKKGIVTIDQRLCKACGICIEFCPKKVLAAEEPLLKAKVADPDACTACNMCMLYCPDWAINVAEVGGDGK
- a CDS encoding SLC13 family permease; the encoded protein is MASKPEAATATKPAVNQQRALIVKAVGFVLGLIVCAYIWTRPLPSVLKPGAMQALGIMVGMVVWWVFQVFDEYAIALIFPTYLIAAKIVTPAVAVGALTQSTWWTLITALAIGVVVVKSGLLKRIAYGMLLLFPPTYRGQSLAFVFSGMITAPFIPTALGKMAILNPIALEVSRGLGYKDNSSGSAGLGMSVWIGFSLTYFLFLTGSTTPLALQGILPKGIKETVNFTSWIVAAWPLAVTVLLLSTVALFILYRPEKNVSGTPRTVIRERLSEMGKMSRNEWLALGTLLFLIIGWSTENYHHITSAWIGTMALSFMSFTKVMTKEDFKKIDWPFLFFLAVVISFGDVFKALGISTYLGTLTIGYLTPLAASPLLFAVVLALVTYVLRLFIASWIAYITIMMTLLTPFVTSIGWNPFAVGLIMLAALNTWVPSYQSSVYLVGYYSTGGKAFTQPQSYKLGLAYLVIVLIALIPTVPYWHWLGMIP
- a CDS encoding FadR/GntR family transcriptional regulator; this encodes MSNGLQTITRERVFEQIVNQVVDLIRQNKYRAGDPLPSQRGLAEQFGVSRTAVREAMSVLEKAGLIEVRPGARTIVGHGPRMTGPSLAESLDFAGIMDKGDLQDLMDLRLMFEGDLAYEAAEHATDDELAAIKRTADDLARTVAEGRLGADEDYAFHERIARACHNAIAYRFWGTLSDLVNREILHCRLRSTAEGRTETAAREHLLVAGALLARDAAEAREMMRRHLIRVKNHFGV
- a CDS encoding gamma carbonic anhydrase family protein, which codes for MSAAGRSDPLKAFGGKTPRVHPTAFIAEGAQIIGDVTIGEQAGVWYNAVVRGDLAPITIGANSNIQDNAVLHTVRGGPIVIGVNTTIGHGAILHACTIGDGAMVGMAAVVLDRAVVEDGAIVGACALVGEGKTVAARTLNVGVPAKPVKELGPESDERLRGLAGRYADLAAEHKKEQGD
- a CDS encoding thiamine pyrophosphate-dependent enzyme; its protein translation is MPTKLLTANELKDKYIVSRNLPSIWCSGCGVGTVLGATMRAIDNLGLDKKDVVFTIGIGCSGYSSKYVAFDVAHTTHGRALTTATGLKLANPKLKVITLTGDGDGTGIGGNHFIHAARRNIDITAILFNNSIYGMTGGQYSPATPTGSISTTSPYGMVEGQIDPCELAVAAGATYVARASTYHVRVLQDLIAKAIAHKGFSLVEAITQCPNQFGRLNKIGAAPEMMKQYKEKCVRVNSIRDEVPEGKLKIGELYKADRPEYTELYAKVQEEAQRRAAARAAKGS
- a CDS encoding 2-oxoacid:acceptor oxidoreductase subunit alpha produces the protein MSKKVLLQGNEAIAEGAIRAGVRFFAGYPITPATEIAERMAARLPEVGGAFIQMEDEIASVTTCVGAALAGKKAMTASSGPGISLKQENIGMAAMHECPMVIVDVMRVGPATGMATLPAQQDIQQARWGSHGDRGVIALSPSSVAECYDLAIKAVNLSEKYRMPVMILSDAEIGHAREAIEIPEEVEIIDRKRPAVPPGDPRYLPYEADADGVPPMADFGTGYFWHSEASTHNAKGDLDATNHKTGAFLHRRLIDKVEKHVKEMTYYSTRKLDDADIAIVSFGVSARASAGAVEIARTEGLKVGLLNLNTIWPFPEHLIEDLAGKVKTIFVAELNAGQLWREVKLAANGRVPVHHIGRFDGLILTPSEILARIREVL